CTTCCCGATCGTCGGGCCCGAGGTGGGGCGCTTCCTCGCGCAGCTCGTCCACTTGCTGCGGGCCAGACGCGTCTTCGAGATGGGCTCGGGTTTCGGCTACAGCGCGCTCTGGCTGGGGCGCGCCCTGCCCGAGGACGGCGAGCTCGTCTGCACGGACGGCGACGCTGCCAACCTGGAACGCGCGCGCGGCTTCCACGCGCGCGCGGGCATCGCCGGCAAAGTGAGCTACCTGCGCGGACACGCGCAGGACCTGCTCGCCGTGACGCCGGGGCTCTTCGACCTCATCGTCTGCGACATCGAGAAGGAAGAGTATCCGGAGCTGCCTGAACTGCTGCGCGGCCACCTGCGCGTGGGGGGCGCCGTCCTCGTCGACAACCTGCTCTGGGACGGGCGCGTCGCCGACCCCGAGGACGAGGAGCCGAGCACGCTCGGCGTGCGCGCCTACACGCGGCGGATGTGGGAGAACCCGGAGTACCTTTCGAGTCTGCTGCCGGTGCGCGACGGGGTGGGCCTGAGCATACGCCTGCGC
The bacterium DNA segment above includes these coding regions:
- a CDS encoding O-methyltransferase codes for the protein MSLLDEDVAAYLRGLALTDEDPLLAEMHALALERSFPIVGPEVGRFLAQLVHLLRARRVFEMGSGFGYSALWLGRALPEDGELVCTDGDAANLERARGFHARAGIAGKVSYLRGHAQDLLAVTPGLFDLIVCDIEKEEYPELPELLRGHLRVGGAVLVDNLLWDGRVADPEDEEPSTLGVRAYTRRMWENPEYLSSLLPVRDGVGLSIRLR